One genomic window of Cydia pomonella isolate Wapato2018A chromosome 6, ilCydPomo1, whole genome shotgun sequence includes the following:
- the LOC133518648 gene encoding uncharacterized protein LOC133518648, giving the protein MARLVLIFCLALVASASAAPGIIHDHGFHDVYHHGGFGGGGGGGGGFGGLGGPGLHGGSGHGGQSQSFSKASASASSQSGSGTIG; this is encoded by the exons ATGGCGAGATTAGTGCTCATCTTCTGCCTGGCTCTGGTAGCCTCTGCCTCAGCAGCACCAG GTATCATCCATGACCATGGGTTCCACGACGTCTATCACCACGGCGGTTTCGGCGGTGGCGGCGGTGGCGGTGGTGGTTTTGGTGGCCTCGGCGGGCCTGGTTTGCACGGCGGCTCGGGTCACGGCGGCCAGTCGCAGTCGTTCTCGAAGGCCTCAGCTAGTGCTAGCTCTCAGTCCGGCTCAGGCACCATTGGATGA
- the LOC133518738 gene encoding acanthoscurrin-1-like yields MARLVLATCALGLLVCAHAYPGGYGGGSNGGGGYGGGGGGGGGGGFGGGSGLSGGHGGGGGLGGGNGGGGGLGGGNGGGGGLGGGHGGGGGLGGGGGYGGSNGGGGGHGGGGSGGFGGGNGGGLGGGGGGGHGGGGSGGFGGNSGGGHGGGGQGGSGGFGGANAKASASASASSSAGGGGGYKGGYGR; encoded by the exons ATGGCTCGACTAGTGCTAGCTACGTGCGCCCTAGGGCTCCTCGTCTGCGCCCACGCCTACCCAG GTGGTTATGGCGGGGGTAGCAACGGAGGCGGTGGATACGGAGgaggtggcggcggcggcggcggtggcggttTTGGCGGCGGCAGCGGATTAAGCGGCGGCCATGGCGGCGGTGGTGGTCTAGGAGGCGGCAACGGTGGCGGCGGTGGTCTGGGAGGCGGCAACGGTGGCGGCGGTGGTCTGGGAGGCGGCCACGGCGGCGGTGGCGGATTAGGAGGCGGTGGCGGCTACGGCGGCAGCAACGGCGGTGGTGGTGGCCACGGAGGCGGTGGATCCGGCGGATTTGGTGGCGGAAACGGAGGCGGCCttggcggcggtggcggcggtgGCCACGGAGGCGGTGGATCCGGCGGTTTCGGGGGCAACAGCGGCGGAGGTCACGGAGGTGGTGGACAAGGAGGCAGCGGCGGCTTCGGCGGTGCCAACGCTAAGGCTAGCGCCAGTGCTAGTGCCAGCTCTAGCGCTGGTGGCGGCGGCGGGTACAAGGGCGGATATGG cCGTTAA